The following are encoded in a window of Phaseolus vulgaris cultivar G19833 chromosome 3, P. vulgaris v2.0, whole genome shotgun sequence genomic DNA:
- the LOC137808009 gene encoding UDP-glucuronate 4-epimerase 5: MSQVNEHNAPSTPGKLKPEKSPYIHHRLRIHSSLSKLTLWSSFFLAFILFLFILSPPSPSASPRRALGDSWGGSHWEKRVAKSARRSSSSSLAVLVTGASGFVGTHVSLALKRRGDGVLGLDNFNRYYDPNLKRARQRLLDRAGVFIVDGDLNDAVLLSKLFDVVPFTHVMHLAAQAGVRYAMQNPGSYVHSNIAGFVNLLEACKNANPQPAVVWASSSSVYGLNSKVPFSEKDRTDQPASLYAASKKAGEEIAHSYNHIYGLAITGLRFFTVYGPWGRPDMAYFFFTKDILKGKQITIFESPDGGTVARDFTYIDDIVKGCLGALDTSKKSTGSGGKKKGPAQLRVFNLGNTSPVPVSELVAILEKLLKVKAKKKMLPMPTNGDVKFTHANISLAHRDLGYRPTTDLETGLRKFVKWYLEFYSKKSSW; encoded by the coding sequence ATGTCGCAAGTGAATGAGCACAACGCGCCCTCAACGCCGGGGAAATTGAAGCCAGAAAAATCCCCTTACATCCACCACCGCCTCCGCATCCACTCCTCACTCTCTAAGCTTACTCTCTGGTCCTCCTTCTTTCTCGCATTCatcctcttcctcttcatccTCTCTCCGCCGTCTCCCTCCGCCTCCCCCCGCCGCGCCCTAGGCGACTCCTGGGGCGGCTCCCACTGGGAGAAGCGCGTGGCCAAATCCGCGCGCCGCTCCTCCTCCTCCAGCCTCGCCGTCCTCGTCACCGGCGCCTCGGGCTTTGTTGGAACGCACGTCTCCCTCGCCCTCAAGCGCCGCGGTGATGGAGTCCTCGGCCTCGACAACTTCAACCGCTACTACGACCCCAACCTCAAGCGCGCACGCCAACGCCTCCTCGACCGCGCCGGCGTATTCATCGTCGACGGCGACCTCAACGACGCCGTGCTTCTCAGCAAGCTCTTCGACGTCGTACCCTTCACGCACGTCATGCACCTCGCTGCGCAGGCCGGGGTCCGCTACGCGATGCAGAACCCTGGATCCTACGTTCACAGTAACATCGCAGGCTTCGTGAACCTTCTAGAGGCCTGCAAAAACGCGAACCCTCAGCCAGCGGTGGTTTGGGCCTCGTCCAGCTCCGTCTACGGGCTCAATTCGAAGGTTCCGTTCTCGGAGAAGGACCGTACAGATCAACCGGCGAGTCTCTACGCCGCGTCGAAGAAGGCTGGTGAGGAAATCGCTCACAGCTATAACCACATATATGGGCTTGCCATCACTGGTCTTCGGTTCTTCACGGTTTACGGGCCGTGGGGCAGGCCCGACATGGCGTATTTCTTCTTCACGAAGGATATTCTCAAGGGAAAGCAGATTACGATATTTGAGTCCCCCGATGGTGGAACCGTGGCAAGGGATTTCACCTACATTGACGATATTGTGAAGGGGTGTTTGGGGGCTTTGGATACGTCCAAGAAGAGTACTGGGAGTGGCGGGAAGAAGAAAGGGCCTGCGCAATTGAGGGTTTTTAATTTGGGGAATACTTCCCCTGTGCCTGTGAGTGAGCTTGTTGCGATTTTGGAGAAGCTTCTTAAGGTGAAAGCGAAGAAGAAGATGCTTCCCATGCCAACAAATGGAGATGTTAAGTTCACTCATGCCAATATTAGTTTGGCCCACAGGGACCTTGGCTACAGGCCTACCACTGATTTGGAGACTGGGCTCAGGAAGTTTGTGAAGTGGTACCTTGAATTTTACTCCAAGAAGAGCTCCTGGTGA
- the LOC137808008 gene encoding uncharacterized protein, with protein MKSVFSAPGDYVHFKSQVPLHKIPIGTKQWRYYDFGPKAVPPLICLPGTAGTADVYYKQIMSLSMKGYRVISVDIPRVWNNTEWIQAFEKFLDAIDVHHIHLYGTSLGGFLAQLFAQHRPRRVRSLVLSNTFLETRSFSAAIPWAPIVSWTPSFLLKRYVLTGIRDGHHEPFIADSVDFVVSQVETLSREDLASRLSLTTDDASVGPLLLSDSFITIMDTNDYCAIPQQLKDQLGERYPEARRAYLKTGGDFPFLSRPDEVNLHLQLHLRRVGVEARPDLVHNIPKGDLGGSPSKESNEDDFDKSHEDDRGGSENSPAKYEINPTPESSGSSNLDKQPLDSSECCHLDHEPALYALPGGFTRRKNIVPPGTSVHFVWEYIATFHLLHYISSLYIIWNYSSEFRQVV; from the exons ATGAAAAGCGTCTTTTCGGCGCCCGGTGATTACGTCCACTTCAAGTCCCAAGTCCCTCTTCACAAAATCCCA ATTGGCACTAAACAGTGGCGATATTACGATTTCGGTCCCAAAGCTGTGCCTCCGCTTATATGTCTTCCCGGAACGGCTGGAACCGCTGATGTATATTATAAACAGATCATGTCATTGTCCATGAAG GGTTACCGGGTCATATCTGTTGACATACCTCGTGTATGGAATAATACTGAGTGGATTCAAGCATTTGAAAAGTTCTTGGATGCTATTGATGTTCACCAT ATACATCTTTATGGTACATCACTTGGAGGCTTTCTAGCCCAACTATTTGCACAGCATCGTCCTAGAAGAGTTCGGTCGTTAGTTCTATCAAACACATTTTTGGAGACCCGGAGTTTCTCTGCTGCAATTCCATGGGCTCCCAT TGTTAGTTGGACTCCTTCCTTTTTGCTGAAGCGGTATGTGTTGACAGGAATTCGAGACGGTCACCATGAACCATTTATTGCAGATTCAGTGGACTTTGTTGTTTCTcag GTGGAGACCCTCTCCAGAGAAGATTTGGCCTCCAGATTGTCGCTGACAACTGATGATGCTTCAGTGGGACCTCTTCTTCTTTCAGATTCATTTATCACTATAATGGAT ACTAATGACTACTGTGCAATTCCTCAACAACTTAAAGATCAACTGGGTGAAAGATATCCCGAGGCAAGGCGCGCATATTTGAAAACAGGTGGAGATTTTCCATTTCTTTCGAGACCCGATGAAGTGAACTTGCATCTTCAG TTACACCTCAGGCGTGTTGGTGTGGAAGCTCGGCCAGATTTGGTTCACAACATACCTAAAGGTGATCTTGGAGGAAGTCCTAGCAAAGAGAGTAACGAAGATGACTTTGACAAGTCCCACGAAGATGATAGAGGGGGCTCAGAGAATTCACCTGCTAAATACGAGATCAATCCTACCCCAGAAAGCTCAGGATCCAGTAATTTAGACAAGCAGCCACTTGATAGTTCAGAATGTTGCCACTTGGATCATGAACCCGCCTTATATGCCCTTCCTGGTGGATTCACAAGGAGAAAGAACATTGTGCCTCCAGGAACTTCTGTACATTTCGTGTGGGAATATATTGCtacttttcatcttcttcattacATCAGTTCACTGTACATTATCTGGAACTATTCTTCAGAATTTAGGCAAGTTGTGTAA
- the LOC137808010 gene encoding small ribosomal subunit protein uS15, which translates to MGRMHSRGKGISSSALPYKRTPPSWLKISSQDVEENICKFAKKGLTPSQIGVILRDSHGIAQVKSVTGSKILRILKAHALAPEIPEDLYHLIKKAVSIRKHLERNRKDKDSKFRLILVESRIHRLARYYKKTKKLPPVWKYESTTASTLVA; encoded by the exons ATGGGTCGTATGCACAGCCGCGG TAAGGGTATATCCTCTTCTGCTTTGCCCTACAAAAGGACACCTCCCAGTTGGCTTAAGATCTCTTCGCAAGAT GTGGAAGAAAATATCTGTAAGTTCGCGAAGAAGGGTTTAACCCCATCGCAGATTGGTGTCATTCTTCGAGATTCTCATGGTATTGCTCAGGTGAAGAGCGTCACTGGCAGCAAAATCCTTCGGATCCTCAAAGCTCATG CACTTGCCCCTGAAATTCCAGAGGATCTGTACCATTTGATTAAGAAGGCAGTTTCAATTAGGAAGCATCTGGAGAGAAACAGAAAGGACAAGGACTCCAAGTTTAGGTTGATTCTCGTGGAGAGCAGAATCCACCGTCTTGCTCGCTACTACAAGAAGACTAAGAAGCTCCCACCTGTTTGGAAGTA TGAATCAACAACCGCTAGCACTCTGGTTGCTTAG
- the LOC137805946 gene encoding probable calcium-binding protein CML13 — translation MGKDLSDEQVSAMKEAFTLFDTNRNGRIAPSELGILMRSLGGNPTEAQLKAIVAEEKLTSPFDFSQFLDLMAKHLKVEPFDRQLRDAFKVIDKDSTGFVSVTELRHILTCIGEKLEPSEFDEWINDASVITDGKIRYEDFITKMIAK, via the coding sequence ATGGGTAAAGACTTAAGCGATGAACAAGTTAGCGCGATGAAGGAAGCTTTCACGTTGTTCGATACAAACCGTAATGGTCGGATCGCTCCATCGGAGCTTGGTATCTTGATGCGATCTTTGGGTGGGAACCCAACCGAAGCCCAATTAAAGGCCATTGTGGCTGAAGAAAAACTCACCAGTCCCTTTGATTTCTCACAGTTTTTGGATCTAATGGCAAAACATTTGAAGGTTGAGCCTTTCGATCGTCAGCTTCGTGATGCCTTCAAGGTCATCGACAAGGATTCCACTGGCTTCGTCTCTGTCACTGAGCTTCGTCATATTCTCACCTGCATTGGTGAAAAACTCGAACCTTCTGAGTTTGACGAATGGATCAATGACGCTAGTGTCATCACTGATGGTAAGATCCGCTACGAAGATTTCATCACCAAAATGATCGCTAAGTGA